The Pedobacter frigiditerrae genomic sequence CGATGTTACTAGAGCAGAAAAAGAAGTTTTCACTCCAGAAAATCGTGCTGTTGCAAGGAATATAGCAGCCAAAAGTTTTGTGCTTCTAAAAAACAACAACAATGTATTACCATTAAAAAAATCAGGAACTATAGGTTTAATCGGTCCATTAGCAGAAAATACAGCTAATATGTACGGTACTTGGAGTGTTGCAGCATTACTAGATAAATCTGTAACTGTTTTACAAGGTTTAAAAAATGCTTTGGGAACAAATGCAAAAATATTAATGGCTAGAGGTTCTAACTTTCTAGCAGATTCTGCATTAGAACATCGTTATGTAAATGTTCATAACCCCACTTATAAACACGATTCACGCTCAGAAGCTGATATGATTAAGGAAGCTTTAGATGTCGCAAAAAAATCTGATGTAATTGTGGCTGTAATGGGCGAAGGTTCTGAGTTTAGTGGAGAAAGCAGTAGTGTTTCTAACATTGAAATTCCAGAGACACAAAAAAACTTACTGAAAGAATTAGCTAAAACCGGTAAACCAATAGTATTAGTTTTATTTACTGGTCGTCCATTAGCATTAAAATGGGAGCAAGAAAATATCCCAGCGATTCTAAATGTTTGGTTTCCTGGTAGCGAAGCTGGAAATGCTATTGCCGATGTTTTATTTGGAGATGTAAATCCTTCTGGAAAATTAAGCACAACATTCCCACAAAATGTAGGGCAAATCCCTCTTTATTATTCACATAAAAATACTGGTCGACCATTAGCAGAAGGAAAATGGTTCGAGAAATTTCGCTCTAATTATTTAGATGTAAGTAATGATCCATTATATCCTTTTGGTTTTGGCTTGAGTTATACAACATTTAGCTATAGCGATATAAAATTAAGTTCTAATACATTAAAACCTGGACAACAAATTACAGCCACAGTAACTTTAACCAATACTGGAAAATTTGCAGGAGAAGAAGTTGTACAAATGTATACTAGAGATTTGGTGGGTTCTATAACTAGACCAGTAAAGGAACTAAAAGGATTTTTAAAGATTGCTTTACAACCTGGCGAAAGTAAAACAGCCACATTTACCATAAGTGAAGAAACATTGAAATTTTATAACAGTAATCTTAAATTTATTGCTGAACGTGGAGACTTTAAGATATTTATTGGCACTAATTCAAGAGATGTTAAGGAAGCTAATTTTAAATTAGTTAAATAAGGCGGAAGCATAAAGATAGAAAGGTTGAAGGTCGTCTCGTCTTAAATCTAAAACATTAAAAAAATGAAAAGAACATCCCTAATTCTTACTCTTTGTTTGATAATTTCTTCGGCATTTGCTCAAGATTTATCAAAATTTAAGAAAGAGAATTTCATTCAAGAATCTGATACCTTAAAGTATCGTATTCTTTATCCTGAAAACTTTGATGCGAATAAGAACTATCCTGTATTGTTCTTTTTGCATGGCCGTGGTGAAAGCGGGAATGACAATGAAAAACAATTAACTCACGGCTCTAAAATGTTCTTATCTGATGATTTCAGAAAGAATTTTCCTTCAATTATTATCTTTCCGCAATGTGCAGAAGAAAGTTATTGGGCTAATGTAGAGATAGAAACAATTAATACTAAACGGTTTTTCACTTTTCAAAAAGATGGTGAACCCACAAAATCTATGGGGCTTTTATTAAAGTTAACAGATCAAATACTTAGTCAAACTTATGCAGATAAAAGCAGAATTTATGTGGGTGGCTTATCTATGGGCGGAATGGGAACCTTTGAGATTTTGAGGCGTAAACCAAAAACTTTTGCTGCGGCTTTTGCTATCTGTGGTGGAGATAATATTGCGAATGTAAAAAAGTACCAAAATGTTCCATTATGGATTTTCCATGGCGGATTAGATGATGTTGTTAATCCACAGCTTTCTTACAGCGTTTATAGAGAATTAAGAAAATTGGGTAACGAGCCTAAATACACTATATACCCAAAAGCAAACCATAATAGTTGGGATAGTGCTTTTGCCGAACCAGAATTATTGCCTTGGTTATTTCGTAATAAGAAATAGTTTATCACATCTCCTTCACTTACTGTCTTTGTGAGAAGAAATCATTAAACAATCTTTATCACCAATGAGAATTTGAAAAGCAAGGTTCTTATTTCTATCGGAGCCGAAAGTCCTGCCATTCACTTTACTTGCCGCTGAAGAAGCGTCTTCGTGTTCGTTCCTGTCAGGTTTAATTTACTTAAGCTAACCTAAGTAAACTAGACCCGACAAAACGTAAAGCCCGCAAGGTTGAGGAACAAGACCGAGGACTTGAAGTGATGGCGGGACTGATGTAACCGATACTCGCTGCCATTGCTCTTCAAAACATAGAAACAAAAAAGGCTTGAAGAAACAATCTCCAAGCCTTTATAATTATTATATAGTATTTATTCAGCCATATTATGATATACGGCCTGTACATCATCGTCTTCCTCTAACTTATCAATCAATTTTAAAACATCAACAGCTTGTTCTTCTGTTATAGGATGGTGAGAAAGTGCAATACGCTCTAGTTTTGAGCTTTTCAGTTCAATTCCTTTTTCTTCTAATGCTTTTTGCAAACGACCAAAATCTTCAAAAGCGCCTTGTGCTACTGCTATATCGTTTCCATCTTCATCAGCCTCAACGTATAATTCTTCTAAGCCAGCATCAATTAATTCAAATTCCAATTCTTCTAAATCCAAATTTTCCGCAGGTGCGAACCTAAAAATAGATTTACGAGAAAATATAAAATCTAGCGAACCTGTTTTACCTAACGTACCATTAGTTTTATTAAAATAACTACGCACGTTAGCAACTGTTCTATTTGTATTATCAGTAGCGGTTTCAATTAAAACAGCAACACCATGAGCAGCGTAACCTTCATAAACTATCTCTTCGTAGTTTGCCATAGATTTATCAGATGCACGCTTAATTGCAGCTTCTACCCTATCTTTTGGCATATTTACAGCTTTGGCATTTTGCATCGCACTGCGTAAACGAGAGTTAGTTTCTGGATGTGGACCAGCCTCTTTTACCGCCATTACAATATCTTTTCCAATACGCGTAAACTGTACGGCCATTTTAGCCCAACGTTTAAACTTTCTTTCTTTTCTAAATTCGAATGCTCTTCCCATTTTTTTGTAGTATTGAGTATTGAGATGTGAGATATGAGACTTTATGTCTTTCTATCTTCAAGCCCTCTACGTTATTATTTTTTTAAGTTCTTTAACATGTCTTCTGTCATTTTAGACAAGTTAAATTCTGGTTTCCACAACCAATCTTTTTGTGCCTGACTATCATCTATTGATCTTGGCCAGCTATCGGCGATCTCCTGACGAGGATCATTTGCAGCGTAAGTTAATTTAAATTCAGGAATATGTTTTCTAATTTCTGCTGCTAAAACTTCTGGCGTAAAATGAACTCCTCCAAAATTATAGCTTGATCTAATACTGATGTTTGCTGCAGGAGCGTCCATTAGTTCTATTGTACCACGAATGGCATCATCCATATACATCATTGGTAGCTC encodes the following:
- the bglX gene encoding beta-glucosidase BglX, yielding MKQIKLLIILLALSYSSSFAQQKKTVNPATQKMDNFISNLMSKMTVDEKIGQLNLPSSGDITTGQANSSDISKNIKAGQVGGLFNIKGVDRIRDVQKIAVENSRLKIPLLFGMDVIHGYNTVFPIPLGMSCTWDMEAVKKSARIAAIEASASGINWTFSPMVDISRDPRWGRISEGSGEDPYLGSQIAKAMVTGYQGRLQTNNEILACVKHYALYGAAEAGRDYNTVDMSRVRMYNEYLPPYKAAVDAGSASIMASFNEVEGIPATGSKWLMTDVLRNQWGFKGFVVTDYTGIPEMIEHGMGDLQTVSALALNAGIDMDMVGNGFLGTLKKSLAEKKVTISQINNACRLILEAKYKLGLFTDPYKFCDVTRAEKEVFTPENRAVARNIAAKSFVLLKNNNNVLPLKKSGTIGLIGPLAENTANMYGTWSVAALLDKSVTVLQGLKNALGTNAKILMARGSNFLADSALEHRYVNVHNPTYKHDSRSEADMIKEALDVAKKSDVIVAVMGEGSEFSGESSSVSNIEIPETQKNLLKELAKTGKPIVLVLFTGRPLALKWEQENIPAILNVWFPGSEAGNAIADVLFGDVNPSGKLSTTFPQNVGQIPLYYSHKNTGRPLAEGKWFEKFRSNYLDVSNDPLYPFGFGLSYTTFSYSDIKLSSNTLKPGQQITATVTLTNTGKFAGEEVVQMYTRDLVGSITRPVKELKGFLKIALQPGESKTATFTISEETLKFYNSNLKFIAERGDFKIFIGTNSRDVKEANFKLVK
- a CDS encoding prolyl oligopeptidase family serine peptidase encodes the protein MKRTSLILTLCLIISSAFAQDLSKFKKENFIQESDTLKYRILYPENFDANKNYPVLFFLHGRGESGNDNEKQLTHGSKMFLSDDFRKNFPSIIIFPQCAEESYWANVEIETINTKRFFTFQKDGEPTKSMGLLLKLTDQILSQTYADKSRIYVGGLSMGGMGTFEILRRKPKTFAAAFAICGGDNIANVKKYQNVPLWIFHGGLDDVVNPQLSYSVYRELRKLGNEPKYTIYPKANHNSWDSAFAEPELLPWLFRNKK
- a CDS encoding YebC/PmpR family DNA-binding transcriptional regulator; translation: MGRAFEFRKERKFKRWAKMAVQFTRIGKDIVMAVKEAGPHPETNSRLRSAMQNAKAVNMPKDRVEAAIKRASDKSMANYEEIVYEGYAAHGVAVLIETATDNTNRTVANVRSYFNKTNGTLGKTGSLDFIFSRKSIFRFAPAENLDLEELEFELIDAGLEELYVEADEDGNDIAVAQGAFEDFGRLQKALEEKGIELKSSKLERIALSHHPITEEQAVDVLKLIDKLEEDDDVQAVYHNMAE